Proteins encoded in a region of the Stieleria neptunia genome:
- a CDS encoding PSD1 and planctomycete cytochrome C domain-containing protein, translated as MYRLFCTILVTLTVLHVAAADVDFDSQVRPILSDKCFQCHGPDEATREADLRLDTVEGARADLGGYAAFVPHDVENSEGLRRVLSSDPDEVMPPPDSKLTLTAGEKKILQTWVESGATWSEHWSFVPPKMPDVPEDPSSWSRNEIDRFIRARAIAAGLSPQPEADGETLIRRVTLDLTGLPPTPQEVDAFLADKSDGAYERLVDRLLASPRYGQRMAWQWLDAARYADTDGFQGDPTRTMWPWRDWLVNALNANMPFDQFTIEMLAGDLLDNPTPEQILATGFNRNHMFNGEGGRIAEETRVENVFDRAETTGTVWLGLTMTCCRCHDHKFDPISLKEYFQFYAFFDNTSETGRSGRGKTAPVLNYLDEDQRRRRDDVAAQLRSIEAELTAPLPDLDNDQAAWEIELRAKLASDSGSAKLGPWWQLGPIPADGRQAFDRDLGPESAVDLTSTVGELTWTKRADIKDGVVHPLPETVGATYFYRKIESSSERTVELSLGSDDAIKVFFGGKQVLAKFTARAAAADQERLQIELAPGENELLIKIVNTGGIGGFYFNKTSESVFGLPTEVVAAVKTERQKRTPEQRTVLREHFRSNHWPQWKPLAARRDQLNKQLAALEKQAVTVMVMDDLPSDRRRQTLILERGGYDKPTDVAVQPGTPAALPPLPTDAPRNRLTLARWLVDPANPLTARVTVNRDWQTFFGRGIVESTEDFGLQGDRPTHPDLLDWLATQFVESGWNVKQLHKLIVMSATYRQSSQVSEAALQSDPQNKWFARAPRYRLPSWMLRDQALSVSGLLSPELGGPAVKPYQPEGIWAEATFGKIRYTPDSGEKIYRRSLYIFWRRIVGPTMFFDGAKRQTCEVKPTRTNTPLHALTTLNETTFVESARMMAQRVLDEKETQTGRLGYAFRLATARKPKDRELAVLENRVEQLRRDFKSNPEDALQLLSVGQSPRDSQLDPAEHAAYTVVCSILLNLDETLSKP; from the coding sequence ATGTACCGCCTGTTCTGCACCATTCTGGTCACCCTTACGGTTCTTCACGTCGCTGCTGCTGACGTCGATTTTGACTCCCAGGTCCGCCCGATCCTGTCGGACAAATGTTTTCAGTGCCACGGTCCCGACGAAGCCACCCGTGAAGCGGACTTGCGGTTGGACACCGTCGAGGGGGCGCGGGCTGATCTGGGCGGGTACGCCGCCTTTGTCCCCCACGACGTTGAAAACAGCGAAGGCCTACGGAGAGTTTTGTCCAGCGATCCCGACGAAGTCATGCCTCCGCCGGATTCCAAGCTGACATTGACGGCGGGGGAAAAAAAGATCCTGCAAACGTGGGTCGAGTCGGGGGCCACGTGGTCGGAACACTGGTCGTTTGTCCCTCCAAAGATGCCCGATGTCCCGGAGGATCCGTCGTCGTGGTCACGAAATGAAATCGATCGGTTCATCCGAGCCCGCGCGATCGCGGCGGGACTCTCGCCGCAACCCGAAGCCGATGGCGAAACATTGATTCGCCGGGTGACCTTGGACTTGACCGGGTTGCCGCCGACGCCACAAGAAGTCGACGCGTTTTTGGCCGACAAGTCCGATGGCGCGTACGAACGGTTGGTCGATCGACTGCTGGCGTCACCACGTTACGGCCAGCGGATGGCGTGGCAGTGGCTCGACGCCGCCCGCTATGCCGACACCGACGGTTTTCAAGGCGACCCGACGCGAACCATGTGGCCGTGGCGCGATTGGTTGGTCAACGCGCTCAATGCCAACATGCCCTTTGACCAGTTCACGATCGAAATGCTCGCCGGCGACCTGCTGGACAACCCGACACCCGAACAGATCTTGGCGACGGGGTTCAATCGCAATCACATGTTCAACGGAGAAGGCGGACGAATCGCCGAAGAAACGCGTGTCGAAAACGTCTTCGATCGCGCGGAAACGACCGGCACCGTGTGGCTGGGTCTGACGATGACCTGCTGTCGTTGTCACGACCACAAATTCGATCCGATCTCGCTGAAGGAATACTTTCAGTTCTACGCGTTCTTCGACAACACCTCGGAAACAGGACGCAGCGGTCGCGGCAAGACGGCGCCGGTGTTGAACTACCTGGACGAGGATCAACGCCGGCGGCGAGACGATGTCGCGGCCCAACTGCGATCGATTGAAGCCGAACTGACGGCGCCGCTTCCCGATTTGGACAACGACCAAGCCGCATGGGAAATCGAGTTGCGTGCCAAACTGGCGTCCGACAGCGGTTCAGCCAAGCTCGGGCCCTGGTGGCAATTGGGACCGATCCCGGCTGACGGACGTCAAGCATTCGACCGGGATCTCGGTCCCGAATCCGCTGTCGATCTCACCTCAACCGTCGGCGAGCTCACCTGGACCAAGCGCGCGGACATCAAAGACGGCGTCGTGCACCCCTTGCCGGAGACCGTCGGCGCGACGTATTTCTATCGCAAGATCGAGTCGTCTTCCGAACGCACCGTCGAACTGTCTCTCGGTAGCGACGACGCCATCAAAGTCTTCTTCGGCGGCAAACAAGTGCTGGCGAAGTTTACCGCCAGGGCAGCCGCCGCCGATCAAGAACGATTGCAGATCGAATTGGCGCCCGGCGAAAACGAATTGCTGATCAAGATCGTCAACACCGGAGGGATCGGAGGGTTTTATTTCAACAAGACCAGCGAATCGGTTTTCGGATTGCCGACCGAAGTGGTCGCCGCAGTCAAGACAGAGCGGCAGAAACGGACGCCGGAGCAGCGCACCGTCTTGCGAGAACACTTCCGGTCCAACCACTGGCCCCAGTGGAAGCCCCTTGCGGCGCGGCGTGATCAGCTAAACAAACAACTCGCCGCGTTAGAGAAGCAAGCGGTCACGGTGATGGTGATGGATGACTTGCCGAGTGACCGGCGACGCCAGACGCTGATCCTGGAACGCGGGGGCTACGACAAGCCGACCGACGTGGCCGTGCAACCCGGCACGCCGGCGGCGCTTCCGCCCTTGCCGACCGATGCTCCCCGCAACCGTCTGACGCTCGCCCGCTGGCTCGTGGACCCAGCCAACCCGCTGACCGCCCGTGTGACCGTGAATCGCGATTGGCAAACGTTTTTCGGACGCGGGATCGTTGAATCCACCGAAGATTTTGGTTTGCAAGGTGATCGCCCAACCCATCCCGATCTGCTGGACTGGTTGGCCACCCAATTTGTCGAAAGCGGGTGGAACGTCAAACAGCTTCACAAACTGATCGTGATGAGTGCGACCTATCGACAATCATCGCAGGTCAGCGAAGCAGCCCTTCAATCCGATCCGCAGAACAAGTGGTTTGCCAGGGCGCCGCGCTATCGACTCCCCTCCTGGATGCTCCGCGATCAAGCGTTATCGGTCAGCGGGCTGTTGAGCCCCGAACTGGGCGGGCCCGCGGTCAAGCCTTACCAGCCCGAGGGGATTTGGGCGGAAGCCACGTTCGGAAAGATCCGCTACACGCCCGACTCCGGCGAAAAAATTTATCGACGCAGCCTGTACATCTTTTGGCGCCGAATCGTCGGGCCGACCATGTTCTTTGACGGAGCCAAACGACAAACGTGTGAAGTCAAACCGACCCGAACCAACACTCCGCTGCACGCATTGACGACACTCAATGAGACCACGTTTGTTGAATCGGCCCGCATGATGGCCCAGCGCGTGCTTGATGAAAAAGAAACACAGACAGGGCGCTTGGGTTACGCATTTCGATTGGCCACGGCGCGCAAACCCAAGGACCGTGAATTGGCGGTTTTGGAAAACCGCGTCGAACAACTGCGCCGCGATTTTAAGTCCAACCCCGAAGACGCGTTGCAGTTGCTGTCGGTGGGCCAGTCGCCGCGTGATTCACAACTCGACCCCGCGGAGCATGCCGCCTACACCGTCGTTTGCTCCATCCTGTTGAACCTGGATGAAACGTTGTCCAAACCGTAA
- a CDS encoding RNA polymerase sigma factor, translating into MTVVSQNADSHATRTSLLGRARERDPLAWSELVDLYGPLIAHWCGRCGLDPHAAADCTQEVFAAVARSIEQFETKHTRGSFRGWLWTITSNKAKDRHRADARHIRADGGSTAYRTLSKVPDPMAVPDEEPTGDDQINELLARGLKQIRREFADKTWQIFERAVIDEIPSATVAEEFNITPATVRQTRSRILRRLRQHLGEVE; encoded by the coding sequence GTGACAGTGGTTTCTCAAAACGCCGATTCACACGCCACACGAACCAGCCTGCTCGGTCGCGCCCGGGAGCGTGACCCGTTGGCCTGGAGCGAACTGGTGGATCTGTACGGCCCCTTGATCGCGCATTGGTGTGGTCGCTGTGGGTTGGATCCCCATGCCGCCGCCGATTGCACTCAAGAGGTGTTTGCCGCGGTGGCGCGATCGATCGAACAATTCGAAACGAAGCACACCCGCGGCTCATTCCGTGGGTGGTTGTGGACGATCACGTCCAACAAGGCGAAGGATCGTCACCGTGCTGACGCGCGACACATCCGAGCCGATGGGGGAAGCACGGCGTATCGGACGCTGAGCAAAGTCCCCGATCCAATGGCCGTCCCCGACGAAGAACCGACCGGTGACGACCAAATCAATGAGCTGCTCGCTCGGGGATTGAAACAGATTCGCCGCGAATTCGCGGACAAGACGTGGCAAATTTTTGAGCGTGCGGTCATCGACGAGATTCCGTCGGCAACCGTCGCCGAAGAATTCAACATCACTCCGGCGACGGTTCGGCAAACACGCAGCCGCATCCTCCGGCGACTCCGCCAACATCTCGGCGAAGTGGAATAG
- a CDS encoding DUF1501 domain-containing protein, with protein MTPPLNTHPIHQTRRQLFGSAGTGIALAALATLLGNRAASGAGGLPTLPHYPAKAKRVIYLLQNGAPSHVDLFDHKPMLTQLHGQQIPDSVVGGARFSTMTGGQTARPCLKEITTFARHGQSGATVSSFLPETAKIADKLCFIKSMHTTQVNHAPAITYFLTGDERPGRPSMGAWLSYGLGSETEELPAFVAMTSRDKEASCGQIFYDYYWGSGFLPTVHQGVKFRGSGDPVLYLSDPPGMNRDRRRGMLDDLAALNQEQLDVVGDPEIATRIKQYEMAYRMQASVPELTDLSTESESTLAMYGPDVTRKGSYAYNCLIARRLAERGTRFIQLMHAGWDQHRNLNSQLEIQCRDTDAPSAALIKDLEQRGLLDDTLVIWGGEFGRTPFLQGKIEDTQRWGRDHHPYVFTLWMAGGGIKPGVTHGESDEFGFSVAADGVSVHDFQATILHLLGIDHERLTYRYQGRRFRLTDVHGEIIDPILV; from the coding sequence ATGACGCCCCCATTGAACACTCATCCGATTCATCAAACACGTCGCCAGTTGTTCGGTTCGGCCGGGACCGGAATCGCCCTGGCGGCCTTGGCGACCTTGTTGGGCAACCGCGCCGCCAGTGGTGCGGGCGGGTTGCCGACGCTGCCGCACTATCCGGCCAAGGCCAAACGGGTGATCTATTTGCTCCAGAACGGAGCACCGTCGCACGTCGACTTGTTTGATCACAAACCGATGTTGACCCAATTGCACGGCCAGCAGATCCCCGATTCGGTCGTCGGCGGAGCCCGATTCAGCACGATGACCGGCGGCCAGACCGCGCGACCGTGCTTGAAGGAGATCACGACGTTCGCCCGTCACGGCCAAAGCGGCGCGACGGTTTCCAGCTTTCTTCCCGAGACGGCGAAGATTGCTGACAAGTTGTGTTTCATCAAATCGATGCACACGACGCAGGTCAATCACGCTCCGGCGATCACGTACTTTCTGACCGGCGATGAACGCCCCGGCCGACCGAGCATGGGAGCTTGGCTCAGCTACGGTCTGGGCAGCGAAACCGAAGAACTGCCCGCGTTTGTCGCCATGACCTCGCGCGACAAGGAAGCGTCGTGTGGACAGATCTTTTACGACTATTACTGGGGCAGCGGTTTTCTGCCGACGGTGCATCAAGGCGTGAAGTTCCGCGGCAGCGGCGATCCGGTGTTGTATCTGTCGGATCCGCCCGGCATGAATCGTGATCGTCGCCGGGGCATGCTGGACGATCTCGCCGCACTCAATCAAGAACAACTCGATGTGGTCGGCGACCCGGAAATTGCGACGCGGATCAAACAGTATGAAATGGCCTATCGCATGCAAGCCTCGGTACCAGAACTGACCGACCTGTCGACGGAATCCGAGTCGACGCTTGCGATGTACGGCCCCGACGTGACGCGCAAGGGATCTTATGCCTACAACTGTCTGATCGCGCGGCGACTGGCCGAGCGTGGCACCCGCTTCATCCAATTGATGCATGCCGGTTGGGACCAGCATCGAAATCTGAATAGCCAATTGGAAATCCAGTGCCGCGACACCGACGCCCCTTCGGCGGCGCTCATCAAAGACTTGGAACAACGCGGGTTGTTGGACGACACGCTGGTGATCTGGGGCGGCGAATTCGGACGAACCCCGTTCCTGCAAGGCAAAATCGAAGACACCCAGCGTTGGGGCCGCGACCATCATCCGTACGTTTTTACACTGTGGATGGCCGGCGGCGGGATCAAGCCCGGCGTCACCCACGGCGAGTCCGACGAATTCGGATTCAGCGTGGCCGCCGATGGTGTCAGCGTGCATGATTTCCAAGCCACGATTCTGCATTTGCTGGGCATCGACCACGAACGGCTGACCTATCGCTACCAAGGCCGTCGTTTTCGTTTGACCGACGTGCACGGAGAAATCATCGATCCGATCCTGGTCTAG
- a CDS encoding endonuclease/exonuclease/phosphatase family protein, with the protein MFRSLLFLSLLASTTSLSIAQAPADGQTDSLKVATYNIRYANPNDGKDVWPHRQEFVIEYCKHNDIIGLQEVTEPQFAQLRAGLSDFGSYGVGRDDGKSGGEHAPIFYRKDKFEILDKGTFWLSESPETVGVKGWDAALPRTCTWIHFRDRRNGAELYVANTHFDHRGAKARAESGKLLAERLGKLPQDLPIILMGDFNTLIDSEPYNAIVTSLTDARKASKSKPTGPTSTWNGFSKIAPDRIIDHVFVRSVDVLRVAVDDPKTDRGRFASDHLPVQVVVSVDE; encoded by the coding sequence ATGTTTCGATCACTGTTGTTTCTATCGCTGCTTGCATCGACCACGTCTTTGTCGATCGCCCAAGCTCCCGCCGATGGGCAAACCGACTCGTTGAAAGTCGCAACCTACAACATCCGCTATGCCAACCCGAACGATGGAAAAGACGTTTGGCCCCATCGCCAGGAGTTCGTGATTGAGTACTGCAAGCACAACGACATCATCGGCCTGCAAGAAGTCACCGAACCCCAGTTCGCTCAATTGCGAGCCGGGCTGAGCGACTTTGGTTCCTACGGCGTCGGTCGCGACGATGGGAAAAGCGGCGGGGAGCACGCGCCGATCTTTTATCGCAAGGACAAGTTCGAGATTCTCGACAAGGGGACCTTTTGGTTGAGCGAGTCGCCCGAAACGGTCGGCGTGAAAGGCTGGGACGCGGCATTGCCCCGGACCTGCACCTGGATCCACTTTCGCGACCGACGAAACGGCGCCGAGTTGTATGTCGCAAACACCCACTTTGATCATCGAGGCGCGAAAGCGCGGGCCGAAAGTGGGAAACTGTTGGCCGAGCGTCTTGGTAAGTTGCCCCAGGACTTGCCGATCATTCTGATGGGCGATTTTAATACCTTGATCGATTCGGAACCGTACAACGCGATCGTGACGTCGCTGACCGACGCACGAAAGGCCAGCAAGTCCAAACCGACCGGACCGACCAGCACCTGGAACGGCTTCAGCAAGATCGCACCCGATCGTATCATCGACCACGTCTTCGTCCGCTCGGTCGATGTGCTGCGGGTAGCCGTTGACGACCCCAAGACCGACCGGGGGCGTTTCGCCAGTGATCACCTGCCGGTGCAGGTGGTGGTTTCGGTGGACGAGTAG
- a CDS encoding MDR family MFS transporter, giving the protein MFRDYLQLPLPVRILCLGSLINRAGSFVLVFLAIYASEQLGFGVPFATACIGVLGLGSMAGSLLGGHLADKVGRRGVMLLALFGGAAILLLLSTVTHRWWFMLSVGVFALVADLYRPAAAAMIGDLVSIDRRPHAFALMYISINLGFAIAPPIGGLLAGYSFEWLFWIDAASMIAYGLIIALTIEETHPRRVSVEAEPSPSPRASWIVSVRTIGLDLPFLSFCISTLLIALVFVQGLSTLPIYIRQLGYSNLQFGLLMSVNGLLIVVLQLPLTHWLSRFNAMTIVLIGGVLISIGFGLTATGSGLVFVAVCIAIWTLGEILQAPFNQTIVTDMAPDELRGSYLGLFTMCYASALTIGAPVGGAVLYRFGPTALWTGTFVVAMIAVAVYGLIYASVTRRVARVG; this is encoded by the coding sequence ATGTTCCGTGATTACCTCCAATTACCGCTGCCCGTGCGGATCCTGTGCTTGGGATCGCTGATCAACCGCGCCGGTTCGTTCGTGCTGGTTTTCTTGGCGATCTACGCCAGTGAACAGCTCGGGTTCGGCGTGCCTTTTGCCACCGCGTGTATCGGCGTGCTGGGCTTGGGCTCAATGGCCGGTTCGTTGCTCGGTGGTCATTTGGCTGACAAAGTTGGACGGCGCGGCGTGATGTTGCTGGCGCTGTTCGGCGGGGCGGCGATTCTGTTGTTGCTGTCGACCGTGACCCACCGTTGGTGGTTCATGCTGTCGGTCGGGGTGTTCGCCTTGGTGGCGGACCTGTATCGGCCGGCCGCGGCGGCGATGATCGGTGATTTGGTTTCGATCGATCGTCGACCGCATGCGTTTGCGTTGATGTACATCTCGATCAATTTGGGCTTTGCGATCGCACCGCCGATCGGCGGGCTGCTGGCCGGTTATTCGTTCGAGTGGCTGTTCTGGATCGATGCCGCTTCGATGATCGCGTACGGATTGATCATTGCGCTGACGATCGAGGAAACCCATCCACGTCGAGTGTCTGTCGAAGCGGAACCTTCGCCGTCGCCGCGCGCCTCTTGGATCGTGTCCGTCAGAACGATCGGATTGGATCTTCCGTTCCTGTCGTTTTGTATCTCGACCTTGTTGATTGCATTGGTGTTTGTGCAAGGATTGTCCACGTTACCGATCTACATTCGGCAATTGGGTTACAGCAACCTGCAATTCGGATTGCTGATGTCCGTCAACGGGTTGTTGATCGTGGTCCTTCAATTGCCGCTGACGCATTGGTTGTCACGCTTTAACGCGATGACGATCGTGTTGATCGGCGGCGTGTTGATCTCGATCGGGTTCGGGCTGACGGCCACCGGCAGCGGTCTGGTCTTTGTCGCGGTGTGCATCGCGATTTGGACGTTGGGGGAGATTCTTCAAGCCCCGTTCAACCAGACGATCGTCACCGACATGGCGCCGGACGAATTGCGTGGCAGCTATCTGGGCTTGTTCACGATGTGCTACGCATCAGCCCTGACGATCGGTGCTCCGGTCGGCGGCGCGGTGTTGTACCGTTTCGGCCCGACGGCACTGTGGACGGGCACGTTTGTCGTCGCGATGATCGCCGTGGCCGTGTACGGCTTGATCTATGCGTCGGTGACGCGTCGTGTGGCGAGAGTGGGATAG
- a CDS encoding serine/threonine protein kinase, whose translation MAKTDACLKSSTLRDYLGGSVDDLQSAAIESHLAVCRSCEETLASLEEDGDTIVRRLRAGSGSTGQSTPLDPVVQNALDSSRMLFGEAPSNHFNTVNGTMVPGNRIGPYELLRPIGRGGMGTVYLARHRDLGKQVAIKVLPVATTENDPRLERFLREIRAAGSLEHASIVNATDAGQHDGVHYLAMEYIDGLDLSQIARVVKLSVADACEVVRQAALGLSHAHAEGIVHRDIKPSNLMLRRDGEVKILDFGLAQVSRWDGEMAELTTVGQLMGTLDYMSPEQAEQPTAVDYRADLYSLGATLFRLLVGRAPLAAAPDLSPLAKLRLLANHRPPRLDTLRDDLPPDLVDLTANLLSAADRRPASASHVAEALSQFCVGCDLAALVHDASNEMPRDSIPEPPTGPATRTLSAADRHPPPRRRWWIAIAALPLFFIAGIAIILKTNEGQLVIESEVDDVSVRLIQDGQPAAQLNVEPGVNTTRLRSGAYQVVLGAGSDQVTIDKGAIVIRRGETTIARIRETKDSQSVAVAAQPGASDFIAAFKGRSPIPASDQPLVPGQRLKLTSSVANELEMELTVMADATIKPPLLGVVSVRNQTLQQVETRLNQAYKKWYTEPAVELFMHFDTPRTGSPIGLPGPPHLPLGSGASATNNRIAEKAPVYEGQTLQQWLDVIETEREGDRLKAAMQAVLALATPRDAAAVIDILISNHGRIPKVEVARALGIVIAEDELATFLIQQLESGDPQWAAKMIDASRIASDDPETHEAICRWIVQNVLVSDGRVQLVYEARDFCLAIAFDPDYDATLRKQLRDRLREVSLSDDPLISPMFWLGNWGWETDGGWTGELIFDLCKQLIVDDETEPVELSAALAVLRLKQDKHLEFASRVSGDESLTEAIVKRFDETSRLEWSNTYPPLGHPYFNGHVPGQFAVRNYPESWVSHISASSPLDCRHSDPIVELLRLVGPLRLAKTLAPQLERLQKETANGYNAVQNLFKQSDLSLVSVDWESMTPAQVRWKRSKAESNGLTTDDLPTRQDWFDAYVHIHASDLLGQQ comes from the coding sequence ATGGCCAAGACCGACGCTTGCTTGAAATCCAGTACGCTGCGTGATTACCTGGGAGGTTCCGTGGATGATCTCCAATCCGCCGCGATCGAATCGCACCTGGCGGTCTGTCGGTCCTGCGAAGAAACGCTCGCATCGTTGGAGGAAGACGGCGACACGATCGTGCGGCGCCTGCGCGCCGGATCGGGATCAACCGGCCAATCGACTCCGCTGGATCCCGTCGTGCAGAATGCCTTGGACTCCTCTCGAATGCTATTCGGCGAAGCCCCATCCAATCACTTCAACACCGTAAACGGAACGATGGTACCGGGCAACCGGATCGGGCCGTACGAATTGCTTCGGCCGATCGGCCGCGGCGGCATGGGGACCGTCTACCTGGCACGTCATCGCGACCTCGGCAAGCAGGTGGCGATCAAGGTGCTGCCGGTCGCGACGACGGAGAACGATCCACGATTGGAGCGGTTCTTGCGTGAGATCCGTGCGGCTGGAAGTTTGGAACACGCGTCGATCGTCAATGCGACCGATGCGGGACAACATGACGGCGTGCACTATTTGGCGATGGAATACATCGACGGATTGGATCTCAGCCAGATCGCCCGTGTCGTGAAACTCTCCGTCGCCGATGCGTGCGAAGTCGTGCGTCAGGCCGCTCTCGGTCTCTCCCACGCCCACGCCGAGGGCATCGTCCACCGTGACATCAAACCCTCGAATCTGATGTTGCGCCGCGATGGGGAGGTGAAGATTTTGGACTTCGGGCTCGCGCAAGTGAGCCGTTGGGACGGCGAGATGGCCGAATTGACGACGGTCGGTCAGCTGATGGGGACGCTGGATTACATGTCACCCGAACAAGCCGAGCAGCCGACCGCGGTCGACTATCGGGCCGATCTGTATTCACTCGGCGCGACGTTGTTCCGTCTGCTGGTCGGCCGTGCCCCGCTCGCAGCCGCCCCCGATCTGTCGCCGTTGGCAAAACTGCGATTGCTGGCCAACCATCGGCCGCCCCGGCTGGATACGTTGCGCGATGATTTGCCGCCCGATCTGGTGGATTTGACCGCCAATCTGTTGTCCGCCGCCGACCGGCGGCCGGCCAGCGCGTCGCACGTGGCCGAGGCGTTGTCGCAATTTTGCGTCGGATGCGATTTGGCCGCGTTGGTCCACGACGCATCGAACGAAATGCCGCGCGACTCGATTCCCGAGCCTCCAACCGGCCCCGCGACACGGACGTTGTCCGCGGCTGATCGACACCCCCCGCCGCGTCGTCGCTGGTGGATCGCCATCGCTGCGCTGCCGTTGTTCTTCATTGCGGGGATTGCAATCATCCTGAAGACCAACGAGGGGCAACTGGTGATCGAATCGGAAGTCGACGATGTCTCGGTCCGTCTGATCCAAGACGGCCAGCCGGCTGCGCAACTCAACGTCGAACCCGGGGTGAATACGACGCGTTTGAGATCAGGTGCTTACCAGGTGGTCTTGGGGGCGGGCAGTGATCAAGTGACGATCGACAAGGGGGCGATTGTGATTCGACGCGGCGAGACCACGATCGCACGGATCCGCGAAACGAAGGATTCACAATCAGTGGCGGTCGCCGCACAACCTGGCGCGAGTGATTTCATCGCCGCCTTCAAAGGCCGCTCGCCGATCCCCGCGTCGGACCAACCGTTGGTGCCTGGACAACGATTGAAGTTGACGTCATCGGTCGCCAATGAGCTTGAAATGGAATTGACGGTGATGGCCGATGCGACGATCAAGCCGCCTTTGCTGGGTGTCGTCTCGGTGCGCAACCAAACGCTCCAACAGGTCGAAACAAGACTCAACCAGGCGTACAAGAAATGGTACACCGAACCCGCGGTCGAGCTGTTCATGCATTTCGACACGCCTCGAACCGGCAGCCCCATCGGCTTGCCCGGGCCGCCCCACCTTCCGCTCGGATCAGGTGCGAGTGCAACCAACAATCGCATCGCTGAGAAGGCTCCCGTCTATGAAGGTCAAACGCTGCAGCAATGGTTGGACGTGATCGAGACCGAACGCGAGGGGGATCGGTTGAAAGCGGCCATGCAAGCCGTGTTGGCGTTGGCGACACCCCGCGATGCGGCAGCGGTGATCGACATCCTGATCTCCAATCATGGACGAATTCCCAAGGTCGAGGTCGCCCGGGCGCTGGGGATCGTGATCGCCGAGGATGAATTGGCGACGTTCCTGATCCAGCAGCTCGAAAGTGGCGATCCGCAGTGGGCTGCGAAAATGATCGATGCGAGTCGGATCGCAAGCGACGATCCCGAGACGCACGAAGCGATTTGCCGCTGGATCGTGCAAAACGTGCTGGTCTCTGACGGTCGTGTTCAGTTGGTCTACGAGGCACGTGATTTCTGCTTGGCGATCGCCTTTGATCCCGACTACGACGCAACGTTGCGAAAACAACTGCGTGACCGTCTTCGCGAAGTGTCGCTCTCGGATGATCCCCTGATCTCGCCGATGTTTTGGTTGGGCAATTGGGGCTGGGAAACGGACGGTGGTTGGACGGGCGAATTGATTTTCGACCTCTGCAAACAATTGATCGTCGACGATGAAACAGAGCCGGTCGAGTTGTCCGCCGCACTTGCGGTCTTGAGGCTGAAACAGGACAAACATCTCGAATTTGCGTCGCGCGTCAGTGGTGATGAATCATTGACCGAGGCAATCGTCAAACGATTTGACGAAACGAGTCGCCTGGAATGGAGCAATACGTATCCGCCGCTCGGCCATCCCTACTTCAACGGACACGTGCCCGGTCAATTCGCGGTGCGGAATTATCCGGAAAGCTGGGTCTCACACATCAGTGCCAGCTCTCCGCTTGATTGCCGGCACTCCGATCCGATCGTGGAACTATTACGATTAGTGGGCCCATTGCGATTGGCCAAGACGCTCGCCCCGCAGCTGGAACGGCTGCAGAAAGAAACGGCGAATGGTTACAACGCGGTGCAAAATCTCTTCAAACAGAGCGACCTGAGCCTCGTTTCGGTCGACTGGGAATCGATGACGCCTGCACAAGTGCGTTGGAAGCGGAGCAAAGCGGAATCCAACGGACTCACGACGGATGATCTGCCCACGCGCCAAGACTGGTTCGATGCGTATGTCCACATCCACGCCAGCGATTTGCTCGGTCAGCAGTAG